In Citrus sinensis cultivar Valencia sweet orange chromosome 4, DVS_A1.0, whole genome shotgun sequence, one DNA window encodes the following:
- the LOC127901929 gene encoding uncharacterized protein LOC127901929, with product MKKIAVRISYGFKLAWIYEAIGGLPSTWVVKTKNKIPRILQWKPMASSRINFAEVYSFFNDESRLGDVLQTLEPNSKESSRKYWLSVKDYLPSIPDWVHKHQPSINAMPSVTRQSDEHDDHDDIPNPIPEQRHDTFEDEVGHDTFEDEVAVDDHQQQTDNFDDARDSESRTK from the exons ATGAAGAAGATAGCCGTGAGGATcagttatggtttcaaattg GCTTGGATTTACGAAGCAATCGGAGGGTTGCCATCAACATGGGTCGTCAAAACGAAGAATAAGATTCCCCGCATTCTGCAATGGAAGCCCATGGCGTCTTCGAGAATCAACTTTGCGGAGGTTTATTCATTCTTCAACGATGAATCTCGTCTT GGGGACGTTTTACAAACTCTTGAGCCAAATTCAAAGGAGAGTAGCAGAAAATATTGGCTCTCTGTGAAGGATTACTTGCCAAGCATTCCAGACTGGGTTCATAAG CACCAACCCTCAATCAACGCGATGCCGTCGGTTACAAGGCAATCAGACGAGCATGACGATCATGACGACATACCAAACCCAATACCAGAGCAGCGTCATGACACTTTTGAGGATGAGGTGGGTCATGACACTTTTGAGGATGAGGTGGCTGTTGATGACCACCAGCAGCAAACAGACAACTTTGATGACGCACGGGATTCTgag TCGAGGACAAAGTAG